cttaagttatggcgtcattatttgtatggagtgcattgtgagatcttcactgatcatcggagtcttcagtatatctttagccagagggatttgaacttgaggcaaCGAGATAGCTTGAgttgctgaaggactatgatgtgaccattctgtatcatccaggaaaggccaatgttgtggccgatgctctgagtaggaagactcctagcatggggagtcttgcagcgcttagtattgaggagagaccattggctagagatgtgCAGATATTAGCTAACAGTCTTGTCCGCTTGCAGATTTCAGAAGAGAGTGATgggatgattgcttttattgaggctcGGTCTTCTTTAGTCGAGCAAATCCGTGCACACCAGTTTGATGATGGAAAATTATGTCTCATTCGAGACAAAGTATTGAGAGGGGAAGCTAAGGAGGCTGTCCTTGATTCTGATGGTGTCTTGCGGATCGGAGGCAGAATTTGTGTGCCCAGGACAGGcgatttgattagattgattcttgaggaggcccattgttctcggtattccatccatccgggagcggcgaagatgtatcatgatctgagtctgcattactggtggtgtgggatgaagagagatattACAGACTTTGTTTCTAGGTGTTTGACTTGCCAGCAGGTCAAGTGTGAGCACCAGCGGCCCGGGGGTGTATCTCAGAGgatgcctattcctacttggaagtgggagcggattactatggactttgttgtgggtttgcctaCCACAGCGAGtggttatgactctatttgggttattgttgataggctgaccaagtctgcccacttcattCCGGTTCGGGTGAAGTATACGGCAGAAAAGTTAGCCGAGCTATATATTAGTCAGATTGTGCGACTACATGGAGTTCCGatttctatcatatcagatcggggttcactatttacttctcacttctggaaggcattacaacatggtctgggtactcagttagatatgagtacggcatttcaccctcagacagatggtcaaTCTGAGCGGACCattcaggtattggaagatatgcttcgagcgtgtgtgatcgattttGGTGCTAGATGGGATCAAcatttacccttagcggagtttgcctataataacagttatcactctagtatccaaatggccccatttgaggcattgtatggaaGACGGTGTAGGTCTCCGATAGGTTGGTTTGATTCGGCGgagatggactctttggatacAGACTTGCTTAGAGATGCTATGGAGCAAGTCCGTATGATTCAGTATAGACTGTTGACAGCCCAAAGTCGACAGAAGAGTTATGCAGACCGGAGAGTTAGAGCTTTggtgtttatggagggtgatcatgtttggcttcgagtatcacccatgaagggtgtgatgaggtttggaaagaagggcaagcttagccctaggttcattggaccttttgagattttgagccgagtgggagaggtggcctataagttggccttgccacctagtttgtcggcagttcatcctgttttccatgtctctatgcttcggAAGTATATTCCGGATGAATCTCATGTGATTTCACTCGATTCTGTGGAGCTGGGTCCAGACTTGAcatttgaggaggagcctatagctATTTTGGATAGGCAAATTCGAAAGCTTAGGACCAAAGAGATTGCTTCAGTGAAGGTGCAATGGAAGCACCGATCAGTGGGAGAGGCAACTTGGGAGACAGAGTCTGACATGCGTGCCAGatatcctcaactttttgaagcttcaggtactttcttttactttatgttcgaggacgaacatgatttttagtggtggataatgtaatgacccgggaggttatttttggaaattttgaatatttgcttaacttgagttaattaatcgatagtttatgggctaaagtgataatttatttaagaccctatacTATTTAgcctttatttaataaaatatgtgggtaaaacctATCACAATTAGTacttaataaattcataaaaggaaaagaaggaagGAGAAAGACGGAACGGACGAAGGGTTTCGGCATCTTGCGAACTGCTTCAGGTAATTGCATCAAGTCTACATGTTCTTcaataatttatacatatatatgcatGCCTGAaactaatattatattaaaatgggAGGGGAATGATTTGTCCATAAGATTGTAGGCTAAATAGGTGTCATATACCCATTACTCTTTACACTTAACGTTGTaccaattttgtttttttttgccTTTAATGTAGTGATGATTTGGCAGCCATTGCCTTTAGTTTAgaattaatccttaggaaataAGAGTTTAGATATTATGAATAGGATACAGTATGGTATTGTGACGGAACATTTGTATGGTTCAAGATTTTATCTGAAGCTTAAATCTGATATGAAGGTGTCTAGTAACCATGATGAGGTTTTACTTGTTCAAGCATGATCTTTATGTGGTTATTTTTGACCTGCGACTGTTGCCCGAATTGCTTTTCATCATTTAGAAGTCAAAAGACATATTTGTTTCAACTTggcttattaaaaataaaaataataataataattaaaacttgaccctaggcttgaaacttgaaatttcgATAATTGAAATATCAATTGACCTTAACATTAGGAACTTGATTGTATACTCGAGTAAGTTTCAGAGTGAGTTTAGAGTCTAGACTAGACACAAAGTAATGTGGATATTTTTCATCTTGAAATCTTATTATGGACacttatttgaatagattgttttgagttggaagttcaacaaAAAGGGAAGACTCAAGTTCCAAAGTGATTGTTctactatttgaggcaagtggatttctaaacccttgttaagcgtatgaaattcgtgcattttcttgtgtgatgttgagaatgatttggagacttgttgcttaattgttggtgttgtattccttgttgtaaattgagctttggtatcaaaatggttatctcctcatttttcatttgagcatgtaaTTTGCATTGTacttgagacatggttgtggtaagaggatgtaccatttcgagggtcgtatcgcgcgccgcgatggatatcatatttcgagggacgtatcgcgcgccgcgaaggttactattatcgagggtcgtgtcgtgcgccgcgacagatgcatggacagatatgtcccccatgggtcccggactgagagacagcgggtgtgtatcgttagggaagacatgcatcactatacttgacattgcatctcatggcattacacattttattattgatgaacttgaacatgtgttttgttgatcttgtgagtgtttctctgtgaagcttgtgactgttgaatattgagttgttattgagaatgtgtaaactgatagagtgtggttattgagttgtgtgtttggtaaactgtaaactattagactgtagcgtggaggtttagatatgGTGTAAGAAgtgcccgtattttgttcacttaacttgtgtttagaggtttgcttgttgggtaccgcgtggtttggtactcaccccttgcttctacaaatttttgtaggataCGAGCctggatcttcgtgatacctgtcattcttttcgtttccgaggcatcttgtggaggattgtgaggtagctgcttgtcatctcagcgaactttcctactccagtttatgattttgtttttacttgaaagacaacttcattttagactcctattttatttcaattctaacatttacattagaggcttgtgcacgtgacaacctggttttgggaattgaattaatatgacttggtttcataatagaaattgttgttgaattgtcattacttccgcactttgttagatatttggttttaggctgacttgtcttggtgggataagacgagtgccatcacacccatttttttgggtcgtgacagattaattcctaattaaaaatctaatttattaatatttatcatctatagtctatatgtatataataactataatatttttttaataaaaaaacgTCTTTATCTAAATTGCTATACTTTTCCTCTTCTTATAACTTTTTCTTAACCCCTATCATgcataatataatttatgtgaaTAAAGAAATAtcctttatgataaataatggaatttaataatttaaaggatACAAATCTACAAAATGGAGACACACATTGATAATGTCctcttgattattgttaaagaatgactctaatttcacaaatttaaattcattgatacttaattacatgataagaactttagttgttctttcTACATGATTTgctaacttatttttattttttcatattcttcatttatttattattattttctaattacttattcaacttttatactcttaatttcataactctcatcttttcatattcataacctccaaatatttaaactaaaactttaagatattttttgatattccttctatctatctaatataaattcaacttctttatctcaTGAAATCCCTACCAAGATTATTaagctattatttttattctatagttAAAGTAGATGAagaagactcttgaattttgataggatatggAAGGAGTCGATAAGAACTCAGAgagttatgtactaattttgtacttattttttccatctatatatacatcagtcttataaaaaaaatgtctacattgtattttttcctaaatctatttgtttttgtctttttttttctctattagacttttttatttagttttttctgAACGTTTTGTTGTTGTAagtctttattcttattttgtagttgttacattttattattcattataatttatatatatatatccacaaAATTTTAATCATTCTAATGTATCTATGAAAATTCACATGAAACACACGTATGACACACGTGCTCAGAAACTAGTTTATATAAAGACACAACAAGTGACTACCAAGGTaattagacaaaaaaaaatgatgctCTTTCTACTCTTTGTAGCCTTTCCTATCGTTCTTatctttcttcttctcaaaGTCAAAAAGAGTGGCAAAAACAATGTGCCACCAGGTCCTATTGGCCTCCCATTCATGGGAAATTTGCATCAATTTGATGGTTTAACCcctcatatttatttttggaaactttccaagaaatatggaaaaatattttcattgaaACTTGGTTCTACTCCAATGATCGTTGTTTCTTCAGCAAAAATAGCAAAAGAAGTGTTGAAGACACAAGATTTAGTATTTTGTAGTAGACCTTCTATTCTTGGCCAACAAAAAATGTCTTATAATGGTCGTGACATAGTGTTTGCGCGTTACGATGACTATTGGAgagaaatgagaaaaattagTGTGCTTCATCTATTCAGTCTAAAGAAAGTACAATTCTATAAACCAATTCGTGAAGATGAAGTATCAAGAATGATAAAGAAAGTATCTCAACATGCTGCTTCTTCTCAAATTACAAATTTGAGCAATTTAATGATTTCACTGACAAGTACAATTATATGTAGACTTGCTTTTGGTGTTAGGTTTGACGATGAAGCACATGAAAGGAAGAGATTTGATTATCTTTTAGCTGAGGCTCAAGCTATGATGGCTAGCTTTTGCGTGTCtgatatttttccttctttatatTGGATTGATAAACTTACTGGATTGACAGATAGACTCGAGACGAATTTCAAGGAATTGGATGAGTTTTATGAAGAACTCATTGA
The nucleotide sequence above comes from Solanum pennellii chromosome 9, SPENNV200. Encoded proteins:
- the LOC107030637 gene encoding cytochrome P450 83B1-like; this translates as MMLFLLFVAFPIVLIFLLLKVKKSGKNNVPPGPIGLPFMGNLHQFDGLTPHIYFWKLSKKYGKIFSLKLGSTPMIVVSSAKIAKEVLKTQDLVFCSRPSILGQQKMSYNGRDIVFARYDDYWREMRKISVLHLFSLKKVQFYKPIREDEVSRMIKKVSQHAASSQITNLSNLMISLTSTIICRLAFGVRFDDEAHERKRFDYLLAEAQAMMASFCVSDIFPSLYWIDKLTGLTDRLETNFKELDEFYEELIEQHQNPNRPKSMEGDMVDLLLQLKKEKSIPIDLTLEDIKGILMDVLVAGSDTSAAGIVWAMTALMKNPKAMKKVQQEIRESIGNKGIVNEDDIQNMPYFKAVIKETFRLYPPIPLLVPRESMKKSTLEGYEIQAGTIVHVNSWAIARDPEIWENPEEFIPERFLNSDIDYKGQNYELIPFGAGRRGCPGMTLGVASMELGLSNLLYAFDWELPHGMRKEDIDTNVSPGIATHKKNELCLIPRSYF